The following proteins come from a genomic window of Chlamydiales bacterium:
- a CDS encoding glycogen/starch/alpha-glucan phosphorylase: protein MTKLATVKLEHLKGDTESLKDLIVDHLRYTLAKDKYTATKRDLFQAVAYTVRDHMVGQWIKTQQHYYDTDVKRVYYLSMEFLIGRTLENSLINLGILENCRQAIADLGFHLDLIIEMERDAGLGNGGLGRLAACFLDSMATLGIPGYGYGIRYDYGIFNQQISEGDQQEIPDNWLRYGNPWEICRSEYLYPIQFYGRVINDKDGKGKHRFQWIDTQEVMAMAYDIPICGYLNKTVNTLRLWQAKSSRGFNLSYFNHGDYIRAIEDMAMTENISKVLYPNDNLFEGKELRLKQEYFLVSATIQDIIRRHNKGHLYLDNLDEKVAIQLNDTHPSLVIPEMMRILIDREELEWDKAWSLTKKIFAYTNHTLLPEAIERWPISLFERVLPRHLQIIYEINHRWLKQVELHSSNNLEMQQKLSIIEEGNHKQINMAHLAIIGSHKVNGVSALHSNLLKNHVFKQFSEIEPNKFTNKTNGITPRRWLKTCNPSLAELISSCIGHQWIVELSELEKLILYQNDHGFHHDWDKIKQNNKKAFSNFIFTQKNILVNPESMFDCQIKRIHEYKRQLLNVLRLIHDYCFIKDHPNADWIPRTIFFSGKAAPSYFIAKLIIKLITSVSRVINDDQSISNKLKIVFLENYCVTLAEKMIPAADLSEQISMAGTEASGTGNMKFALNGALTIGTFDGANIEILEEVGSENIFIFGMKAEEIMQLKETGYRPIDTYHQNADLKRVIDMIRDGFFNSENKNLFEPIIHTLLEGGDHYCLLADFASYIHCQNEVSKVYANQNVWIKKSIHNVAKMGKFSSDRTIKEYAQEIWGLRLN, encoded by the coding sequence TTGACTAAACTCGCCACTGTTAAACTTGAGCATCTTAAAGGAGACACTGAATCGCTTAAAGATCTCATTGTAGATCATCTTCGATATACTCTTGCAAAAGATAAATATACTGCGACGAAAAGAGATCTATTTCAAGCAGTCGCTTATACAGTTAGGGATCATATGGTAGGCCAGTGGATAAAAACACAACAACACTATTATGATACTGATGTCAAAAGAGTCTATTATCTTTCAATGGAGTTTTTGATTGGAAGAACTCTGGAAAATAGTTTAATCAATTTAGGGATTCTTGAAAATTGTCGTCAAGCAATTGCTGATCTTGGTTTTCATCTCGATCTGATTATCGAAATGGAGAGAGATGCCGGATTAGGCAATGGTGGACTTGGTCGATTAGCTGCCTGTTTTCTTGATTCGATGGCGACTCTCGGTATTCCAGGTTATGGTTATGGAATTCGATATGATTATGGGATCTTTAACCAACAAATCTCTGAAGGAGATCAACAAGAGATTCCTGATAATTGGCTGCGTTATGGAAATCCTTGGGAAATCTGTAGAAGTGAATACCTGTATCCCATCCAGTTTTACGGAAGAGTTATCAATGATAAAGATGGTAAAGGAAAACACCGATTTCAATGGATCGATACTCAAGAAGTGATGGCAATGGCCTATGACATCCCTATTTGTGGCTATCTTAATAAGACAGTCAATACCTTGCGTCTTTGGCAAGCTAAATCATCACGTGGATTTAATCTAAGTTATTTTAATCATGGGGATTATATCCGAGCTATTGAAGATATGGCCATGACAGAAAATATCTCAAAAGTACTTTATCCTAATGACAATCTCTTTGAAGGGAAAGAATTAAGATTGAAACAAGAATATTTTCTTGTTTCAGCGACTATTCAAGATATTATCCGAAGGCACAATAAGGGACACCTCTACTTAGATAATCTTGATGAAAAAGTTGCGATTCAACTCAATGATACCCATCCTTCTCTTGTGATTCCAGAAATGATGCGGATTCTTATCGATCGTGAAGAATTAGAATGGGATAAAGCATGGAGTCTTACAAAAAAAATTTTTGCTTATACTAACCACACTCTCTTACCAGAAGCAATTGAAAGATGGCCTATCTCTCTTTTTGAGAGAGTTCTGCCTCGTCACTTACAGATTATCTATGAGATAAATCATAGATGGCTGAAACAAGTAGAACTGCATTCCTCAAACAACCTTGAGATGCAGCAGAAACTCTCTATTATTGAAGAGGGAAATCACAAACAAATTAATATGGCGCATCTTGCCATCATTGGCTCTCATAAAGTCAATGGTGTCTCTGCACTCCACTCTAATTTGCTAAAAAATCATGTATTTAAACAATTTTCGGAAATAGAACCAAATAAATTTACTAATAAAACGAATGGGATTACCCCTAGACGCTGGCTCAAAACATGTAATCCATCTCTAGCAGAACTTATTTCCTCTTGTATTGGTCATCAATGGATAGTTGAACTCTCAGAACTTGAAAAACTCATTCTATATCAGAATGATCATGGTTTTCATCACGATTGGGATAAAATCAAACAGAACAATAAAAAAGCTTTCTCTAATTTTATTTTTACTCAAAAAAATATCCTTGTAAACCCTGAATCGATGTTTGATTGTCAAATTAAACGCATTCATGAATATAAGAGACAATTGCTTAACGTTCTAAGACTCATTCATGACTACTGTTTCATCAAAGATCATCCTAATGCTGATTGGATCCCTCGCACTATCTTTTTTAGTGGAAAAGCTGCACCGAGTTATTTTATAGCAAAATTGATCATTAAACTGATCACCTCAGTAAGTAGAGTGATCAATGATGATCAATCTATCTCCAATAAACTAAAAATTGTCTTTCTTGAAAACTATTGTGTGACACTAGCTGAAAAAATGATTCCTGCTGCCGATCTATCTGAACAAATTTCTATGGCAGGGACAGAAGCCTCTGGAACAGGTAATATGAAATTTGCACTTAATGGAGCACTCACAATTGGGACTTTTGATGGAGCCAATATCGAGATCTTAGAAGAGGTGGGTTCTGAAAATATTTTTATTTTTGGAATGAAAGCTGAAGAGATTATGCAATTAAAAGAAACAGGTTATAGGCCTATCGATACCTACCACCAAAATGCTGATTTAAAACGGGTAATTGATATGATTCGGGATGGATTTTTCAATTCAGAAAACAAAAATCTCTTTGAACCTATTATTCACACTCTTCTTGAAGGTGGTGATCACTATTGTCTTCTAGCAGACTTTGCTTCCTATATTCATTGTCAAAATGAGGTCAGTAAAGTCTATGCAAACCAAAATGTATGGATAAAAAAATCCATTCATAATGTTGCAAAAATGGGGAAATTTTCGAGTGATCGTACAATTAAAGAATATGCTCAGGAGATTTGGGGATTAAGGCTAAATTAA
- a CDS encoding NfeD family protein, with translation MRRKSKPMERVITKKGKLLTLISEETSELGVDDLAFLPNRLLQIIREGEWPMSQELLFTDAFFNKILHAIVKTYSIVWKTQFFILLSSPIVTSILFLSVFLGFYIEISTPGVGLPGLVAFTCLALMIVSSFSLEVANWLDVIIFSAGVLLMMIEFFLLPSIKEMTFVFQTHTLNGVGKYVIERIFWLSVSLVIGMIIIGLLVKYIIPRFNFSSLILKEEQTGYIACSDRLPEVDTVGVVTSPLRTAGKIEIQGVSDDVLSNGKFIGKGCRVRIIAIQGGRVIVEEVP, from the coding sequence ATGAGAAGGAAATCGAAACCCATGGAACGAGTGATCACGAAAAAAGGCAAACTTCTTACTTTAATTTCCGAGGAAACGAGTGAATTAGGTGTAGATGATCTTGCTTTCCTACCTAATAGACTTCTCCAAATCATAAGAGAAGGAGAGTGGCCAATGAGTCAAGAACTTCTCTTTACTGATGCATTTTTTAATAAAATTCTTCATGCAATTGTAAAAACATATTCGATAGTTTGGAAAACTCAGTTTTTTATTTTATTGAGTTCACCAATTGTGACTTCAATTTTATTCTTAAGCGTCTTTTTAGGTTTTTATATAGAAATCAGTACTCCAGGTGTTGGTCTTCCCGGATTAGTTGCCTTCACTTGTTTAGCATTGATGATTGTCTCCAGTTTTTCTCTAGAAGTAGCTAATTGGTTGGATGTCATTATTTTTTCAGCTGGGGTGTTGTTAATGATGATTGAATTTTTCTTACTTCCTAGTATCAAAGAAATGACTTTTGTTTTTCAAACCCATACATTAAATGGAGTAGGTAAATATGTGATTGAAAGAATCTTTTGGTTATCAGTTTCATTAGTTATTGGTATGATTATCATTGGTTTGCTAGTAAAATATATTATTCCACGCTTTAATTTCTCTTCTTTGATCTTAAAAGAAGAACAAACAGGCTACATAGCTTGTTCAGATCGACTGCCCGAGGTTGATACTGTCGGTGTGGTTACATCTCCTTTGCGGACTGCTGGAAAAATAGAAATCCAAGGTGTGAGTGATGATGTCCTGAGTAATGGCAAATTCATAGGTAAAGGATGTCGAGTCCGTATCATAGCAATCCAAGGAGGTAGGGTCATTGTTGAGGAAGTGCCTTGA